A region of Diceros bicornis minor isolate mBicDic1 chromosome 31, mDicBic1.mat.cur, whole genome shotgun sequence DNA encodes the following proteins:
- the LOC131395117 gene encoding olfactory receptor 5M10-like translates to MSSQNHTLVTEFILLGLTEDPVLEKILFGVLLVIYLITLAGNLCMITLIRTNSHLQSPMYFFLSHLSFVDICYSSNITPNMLHNFLSDQKTISYAGCFMQCLLFIALVITELYILASMAVDRYVAIHSPLHYSTRMSRNICISLVMVPYTFGFLSGLSQTLLTFHLSFCGSLEIHHFYCADPPLLMLACSDTYVKKMAMFVFAGFTLSSSLFIILLSYLFIITAVWRIRSVKGRHKAFSTCASHLTTVTIFYGTLCCMYLRPPSETSIEESKIIAVFYTFLSPMLNPLIYSLRNKDVIHAMQQRIKGNLFHKIAV, encoded by the coding sequence ATGTCTTCTCAAAACCACACTCTAGTGACGGAATTCATTCTCTTGGGACTCACAGAGGATCCAGTGCTAGAAAAGATCCTGTTTGGGGTGCTTCTGGTGATCTACCTAATCACATTGGCAGGGAATCTGTGCATGATCACGCTGATCAGGACCAATTCCCACCTCCAATCgcccatgtatttcttccttaGCCACCTCTCCTTTGTAGACATTTGTTATTCCTCCAACATTACTCCAAATATGCTGCACAATTTCCTCTCAGACCAGAAGACCATCTCCTATGCTGGATGCTTCATGCAGTGTCTTCTCTTCATTGCCCTGGTGATCACTGAGTTATATATCCTGGCTTCCATGGCAGTGGATCGCTATGTTGCCATTCACAGCCCCTTACATTACAGTACAAGAATGTCCAGGAACATTTGTATCTCTCTAGTCATGGTCCCTTACACTTTTGGCTTCCTCAGTGGACTCTCTCAGACACTGCTGACTTTTCACTTGTCCTTCTGTGGTTCCCTTGAAATCCATCATTTCTACTGTGCTGACCCTCCTCTTTTAATGTTGGCCTGCTCTGACACCTATGTCAAGAAGATGGCAATGTTTGTATTCGCTGGTTTTACTCTTTCAAGCTCCCTCTTCATCATTCTCCTGTCCTACCTTTTCATTATTACAGCTGTCTGGAGGATCCGTTCTGTTAAAGGCAGGCACAAAGCCTTTTCTACCTGTGCTTCCCACCTTACAACAGTCACCATATTTTATGGAACCCTCTGCTGCATGTACTTAAGGCCCCCATCTGAGACGTCTATAGAGGAGTCCAAAATAATTGCAGTCTTCTATACTTTTTTGAGCCCAATGCTGAACCCATTGATCTACAGTCTAAGGAACAAGGATGTGATCCATGCCATGCAGCAAAGGATTAAGGGAAATCTCTTTCATAAAATTGCAGTTTAA